From Maniola hyperantus chromosome 28, iAphHyp1.2, whole genome shotgun sequence, one genomic window encodes:
- the LOC138404453 gene encoding LOW QUALITY PROTEIN: motile sperm domain-containing protein 2-like (The sequence of the model RefSeq protein was modified relative to this genomic sequence to represent the inferred CDS: inserted 1 base in 1 codon; deleted 1 base in 1 codon; substituted 1 base at 1 genomic stop codon) has translation MAKIAEIPMLFEVKIKDSIPDPPGDFDIRDLERVKSDKYLHRVLEHCHNNLQLAVDMLYEIMVWRKNIGANEXTHETVNIDYLKDVVFFPHVRDIDRCLLFNMKTKLYIISQKYAEQVKKAIIYWLDRIEREEDGKKITLFFDMDGCGLNNMDIEIITYMVTLLXSYYLNMINYVIVFQLPWMLRGF, from the exons atggcaaaaatcGCCGAAATACCTATgctttttgaagtgaaaattaAGGATAGTATACCCGACCCACCGGGAGATTTTGATATCCGAGATCTAGAGAGAGTCAAGAGTGATAAATACTTACACAGAGTGCTAGAACACTGTCACAATAATTTACAACTTGCAGTTGATATGCTATACGAAATTATGGTATGGAGAAAAAATATAGGAGCCAATG TCACGCATGAAACTGTTAACATCGACTACTTGAAAGATg TTGTCTTCTTCCCTCACGTTCGAGATATAGATCGCTGC TTACTATTTAATATGAAAACAaaactttatattataagtcaGAAATATGCTGAACAAGTCAAAAAAGCAATAATTTATTGGTTGGATAGAATTGAAAGAGAGGAAGATGGCAAAAAAATAACTCTCTTCTTCGACATGGACGGCTGTGGTCTCAACAACATGGATATAGAGATTATAACGTATATGGTTACCTTGTTATAAAGTTACTACCTGAATATGATAAACTACGTCATAGTTTTTCAGTTACCATGGATGCTACGCGGGTTTTAA
- the LOC117995096 gene encoding motile sperm domain-containing protein 2-like codes for MTTADLRNLITVKLRENPDHGFHTLDLDRVKDEKYLKRVMKHCENDPKQAADLLWEIFNWRKSVSANEINENNIKMDYILEGTFFPHGRDIDGCLLLIAKLKKHVKGAKDFEELKKVIIYLFDRIEREENGNKITLFFDLDGCGLNNLDMELIKYVISLFKSYYPSFLNYILIYNMPWVLSAAFKIVKTLLPARAVEKMKFVSQESLHEFVTPDQALTCWGGQDNYEFEFVPEGKSSTPKKVTFAEQGDHSPGEMLRLNPNNMIIFKNENEEVTGQFVITNMDDGAISFKIRTTSPEKFRVRPSSGVLTKGQTQTILIVVQPGFQLRNVMKDMFLVMSVQIPKTDLSQKELSDIWANSSGSKVDEYRLKCQFPVKDLPKNGNLEVVNQEKPESIANALNNLQMSYEMLHRQIDTVKLYQFLTLLLTFVAVILGLLVYQNTNGNDRYCERI; via the coding sequence ATGACGACAGCCGATCTACGGAATTTGATAACAGTGAAACTAAGAGAAAACCCTGACCATGGGTTCCATACTTTGGACTTGGATCGGGTTAAGGACGAGAAATATTTGAAACGCGTGATGAAGCACTGTGAAAATGACCCGAAACAGGCTGCAGACTTGCTGTGGGAGATATTCAATTGGCGGAAATCTGTATCCGCCAATGAAATAAACGAGAACAACATCAAAATGGATTACATACTTGAAGGTACCTTCTTTCCTCACGGACGTGATATCGACGGATGCCTACTTCTGATAGCCAAGTTAAAAAAACACGTGAAAGGTGCCAAAGACTTCGAAGAACTGAAAAAAGTAATCATATACTTGTTCGATCGTATTGAACGCGAGGAAAATggaaacaaaataacattatttttcGATTTAGATGGATGCGGTTTAAATAACTTGGACATGGAATTGATTAAGTACGTAATATCACTATTTAAGAGTTACTATCCgagttttttaaactatatacTAATTTATAACATGCCATGGGTTCTGTCTGCGGCGTTTAAAATAGTTAAAACGTTACTACCAGCACGAGCTGTTGAGAAAATGAAGTTTGTATCTCAAGAGTCATTACACGAGTTTGTTACACCAGATCAAGCGTTAACGTGTTGGGGCGGCCAAGATAATTACGAATTTGAATTTGTTCCGGAAGGCAAAAGTAGTACTCCAAAGAAAGTAACGTTTGCAGAACAAGGGGATCACTCACCAGGAGAAATGCTGCGTTTAAATCCAAATAACATGATAATCTTTAAGAACGAGAACGAAGAGGTAACTGGCCAGTTTGTGATAACTAACATGGACGATGGTGCCATATCGTTTAAAATTAGAACAACGTCGCCCGAGAAATTCCGTGTACGACCAAGTTCTGGTGTACTAACTAAAGGTCAAACTCAAACGATACTCATCGTTGTCCAACCTGGCTTCCAACTCCGTAACGTAATGAAAGACATGTTCTTAGTCATGTCCGTGCAGATTCCTAAAACGGATTTGTCACAAAAGGAACTGAGTGACATATGGGCAAATTCCTCTGGCAGCAAAGTCGATGAATACAGACTCAAATGCCAGTTCCCAGTTAAAGATTTACCGAAAAATGGCAATTTGGAAGTTGTTAATCAAGAAAAGCCAGAATCGATTGCGAATGCATTGAACAATCTCCAAATGAGCTATGAAATGTTGCACCGTCAAATTGATACTGTTAAACTGTACCAATTTCTTACGTTACTCTTAACTTTTGTTGCCGTGATATTGGGACTCCTCGTTTACCAAAACACGAATGGCAACGATAGATACTGTGAACGCATCTAG
- the LOC117995107 gene encoding adenosine 5'-monophosphoramidase HINT3-like, translated as MSDKMSSETPRTEKSTCIFCNIANKLENTEILFEDDDVCVFRDIKPASDYHVLIIPKRHIEDAKSLTSADKGLVEKLLTTAKELLSKNNLSVEDARFGYHWPPFRSVKHLHLHAIAPESKMGMIGRMVFKKDSYWFVSPEYVVSRL; from the exons atgagTGATAAAATGAGTTCTGAAACGCCTAGGACTGAGAAATCTACATGTATATTCTGTAATATAGCCAACAAATTGGAAAACACCGAGATTCTATTTGAGGACGACGATGTATGCGTTTTTCGCGATATCAAACCGGCAAGTGATTATCACGTATTGATAATACCCAAGAGGCATATCGAGGATGCAAAAAGTTTGACGTCAGCTGATAAGGGCTTGG ttgaGAAACTGCTGACAACTGCCAAAGAACTTCTATCCAAAAACAATTTGTCAGTAGAGGATGCGAGATTCGGCTACCACTGGCCTCCGTTCCGAAGCGTCAAGCATTTACACCTGCACGCCATAGCACCGGAGTCCAAGATGGGCATGATTGGGAGGATGGTATTCAAGAAAGACTCCTACTGGTTTGTTTCG ccCGAGTATGTTGTGTCGagattgtga